The following coding sequences are from one Pseudomonas mendocina window:
- a CDS encoding pirin family protein: protein MIDVRPFEQLGGAHHGWLNARHHFSFAEYYDAERMNWGRLRVWNDDEIAPHSGFPPHPHRDMEIITYVREGAISHEDNLGNKGRTEAGDVQVMSAGTGIAHSEYNLEDETTKIFQIWIQPNQAGLPPSWGAKPFPKGDRAGAFVTLASGYEEDVDALRIRTDARLVAATVKAGQSAEYALQPGRKAYLVGASGAFSVNGVAAKARDGVAVADVEVIRVEAQEDSEIVLVDVA from the coding sequence ATGATCGATGTACGTCCGTTCGAACAACTCGGTGGTGCTCACCACGGCTGGCTCAACGCCCGTCACCACTTTTCCTTCGCCGAATACTACGACGCCGAGCGGATGAACTGGGGCCGCCTGCGCGTCTGGAACGACGACGAGATCGCCCCGCACTCGGGCTTCCCACCGCATCCGCACCGCGACATGGAGATCATCACCTACGTTCGTGAAGGCGCCATCAGCCATGAGGACAACCTGGGCAACAAGGGCCGCACCGAAGCCGGCGACGTGCAGGTAATGAGTGCCGGCACCGGTATCGCCCACAGCGAGTACAACCTGGAGGATGAAACCACCAAGATCTTCCAGATCTGGATTCAGCCGAACCAGGCCGGCCTGCCGCCCTCCTGGGGTGCCAAGCCGTTCCCCAAAGGGGATCGCGCAGGAGCCTTCGTCACCCTGGCCAGCGGTTACGAGGAAGATGTCGATGCACTGCGCATCCGCACCGACGCCCGCCTGGTGGCCGCCACGGTCAAGGCCGGACAGAGCGCCGAGTACGCCTTGCAGCCTGGTCGCAAGGCCTATCTGGTGGGTGCGAGCGGTGCCTTCAGCGTCAACGGTGTGGCTGCCAAGGCACGTGACGGCGTGGCCGTTGCGGATGTCGAGGTGATCCGCGTCGAAGCGCAGGAAGACAGCGAGATCGTGCTGGTGGATGTCGCCTGA
- a CDS encoding FGGY-family carbohydrate kinase, which translates to MSEPSYLLSIDNGTQSVRALLFDTNGNLLAKGKVELDPYFSSQPGWAEQDPEYYWASLGEACRLLWQQVDIDRSLIKGVAVTTQRGSIIHVDEQGAPLRPAILWLDQRRAEVTERIQGLWGWLFKLVRAEEAVDHFRGQAEVNWVAQHQPDIADRAHKVLLLSGFLTHRLCGRFVDSTSSCVAYLPFDYKRLRWAAPGDWKWQALKVRHEQLPELFKPGERLGQISAEASRHTGIPEGLPLIAAGADKACEVLGSGALEPNTACLSYGTTATINTTRSRYLETIPLIPPYPAALPNHFNTEVMIYRGFWMVSWFKREFGLREMQRAEALGVPPEALFDELVNAVPPGSMGLMLQPYWTPGIREPGLEAKGSIIGFGDVHTRAHLYRAILEGLAYALRQGKERIEKRSGTRIERLRVSGGGSQSDAAMQLTADIFGLPAERPHLYETSGLGAAINCAVGLGLHGDYPAAIAAMTRVGQVFQPNPAAQHTYELLYGQVYQRMYRQLKPLYQRIRKITGYPA; encoded by the coding sequence TTGAGCGAACCAAGCTACCTGCTGAGCATCGACAACGGCACCCAGAGCGTGCGGGCGCTGCTGTTCGATACCAACGGCAACCTGCTCGCCAAGGGCAAGGTCGAGCTCGACCCCTATTTCTCCAGCCAGCCAGGCTGGGCCGAGCAGGATCCGGAGTACTACTGGGCCAGCCTCGGTGAGGCCTGTCGCCTGCTGTGGCAGCAGGTGGATATAGACCGCAGCCTGATTAAGGGAGTGGCCGTTACCACCCAGCGCGGCAGCATCATTCACGTCGATGAGCAGGGTGCGCCACTGCGCCCAGCGATTCTCTGGCTCGATCAGCGCCGTGCCGAGGTGACTGAACGTATCCAAGGCCTGTGGGGCTGGCTATTCAAGCTGGTGCGCGCCGAAGAGGCGGTCGATCATTTCCGTGGCCAGGCCGAGGTCAACTGGGTCGCCCAGCATCAGCCGGACATCGCCGATCGCGCGCACAAGGTGCTGTTGCTCTCGGGGTTTCTCACCCATCGCCTGTGTGGCCGCTTCGTCGATTCGACCAGCAGTTGCGTGGCCTACCTGCCGTTCGACTACAAACGCCTGCGTTGGGCCGCGCCCGGCGACTGGAAGTGGCAGGCGCTGAAGGTGCGCCACGAGCAACTGCCCGAGCTGTTCAAACCGGGTGAGCGACTGGGCCAGATCAGCGCCGAGGCCAGCCGCCATACCGGTATTCCCGAGGGCCTGCCGCTGATCGCTGCCGGAGCCGACAAGGCCTGCGAGGTCTTGGGTTCCGGTGCGCTGGAGCCCAACACCGCGTGCCTCTCGTACGGCACCACGGCCACCATCAACACCACGCGCAGCCGTTACCTGGAAACCATTCCGCTGATCCCGCCGTATCCGGCTGCGCTGCCGAACCACTTCAACACCGAGGTGATGATCTACCGCGGTTTCTGGATGGTCAGCTGGTTCAAGCGCGAGTTCGGCCTGCGCGAGATGCAGCGTGCCGAGGCGTTGGGCGTACCGCCCGAGGCACTGTTCGACGAGCTGGTCAACGCCGTGCCGCCGGGTTCCATGGGCTTGATGCTGCAGCCGTACTGGACACCGGGCATTCGTGAACCGGGGCTGGAAGCCAAGGGTTCGATCATCGGTTTCGGCGACGTGCATACCCGTGCGCACCTCTACCGCGCGATCCTCGAGGGGCTGGCCTATGCCCTGCGTCAGGGCAAGGAGCGCATCGAGAAACGTTCAGGCACGCGTATCGAGCGCCTGCGCGTTTCAGGCGGTGGTTCGCAGAGTGATGCGGCCATGCAACTGACGGCCGATATTTTTGGTCTGCCGGCCGAGCGCCCACACCTGTACGAGACCAGTGGGTTGGGCGCGGCGATCAATTGCGCGGTGGGGTTGGGGCTGCATGGCGATTATCCGGCCGCCATTGCCGCAATGACTCGGGTTGGTCAGGTGTTCCAGCCCAATCCGGCGGCGCAGCACACCTATGAGCTGCTCTACGGGCAGGTCTATCAGCGCATGTACCGCCAGCTAAAACCGCTGTACCAGCGCATTCGCAAGATCACCGGCTATCCGGCGTGA
- a CDS encoding glycerol-3-phosphate dehydrogenase/oxidase yields MEPWNATWRRRALPELAARDWDLLVIGGGICGAGILREAARRGWRCLLLEQRDFAWGTSSRSSKMVHGGLRYVAKGQLGLTRDSVRERQRLLGEAPGLVEPLSFVMPHYRGGFPGPKVFGGLLSLYDALAGKRNHLFYPLQQLRYLAPGIREDGLLGGTRFFDAVTDDARLVQRVLGEARAEGGEALNGMRVVELLRESGQVVGVLTEDMETGTQYRLRSRAVAQATGAWADRLRQPGNGRIRPLRGSHLLLPSWRLPVAHAFSFMHAADGRPVFVFPWEGATVIGTTDLDHAGDLDAEAAISMEEVDYLLAACAQQFPAAQVSRADVLSTWAGVRPVVSDGGSALKPSDEKREHALWIEPGSVTLAGGKLTTFRLLALEVLRACAGFVGKPVDDRGCVVFRDCTPPVMPNLSLAQQRRLLGRHGRQLKDVLRLITEIGSDCVAGTDTLWAELAWAAEGELVLHLDDLLLRRTRLGLLLAEGGRAELPRIRALCQPRLGWSDARWQREEGDYLELWQRCYSLP; encoded by the coding sequence ATGGAACCCTGGAACGCCACCTGGCGCAGGCGCGCGCTGCCTGAACTGGCCGCGCGCGACTGGGATCTGCTGGTGATCGGCGGCGGCATCTGCGGCGCCGGCATCCTGCGTGAGGCGGCGCGGCGTGGCTGGCGCTGCCTGCTGCTGGAGCAGCGCGATTTCGCCTGGGGCACCTCCAGCCGCTCGTCGAAGATGGTGCACGGTGGCCTGCGCTATGTCGCCAAGGGCCAACTGGGGCTGACCCGCGACTCGGTGCGCGAGCGCCAGCGCCTGCTCGGCGAGGCGCCGGGGTTGGTGGAGCCGTTGAGCTTCGTCATGCCGCACTACCGCGGTGGTTTTCCTGGGCCGAAGGTATTCGGCGGTTTGCTCAGCCTGTACGACGCCTTGGCCGGCAAGCGCAATCATCTGTTCTACCCGCTGCAGCAACTGCGTTACCTGGCGCCAGGCATTCGTGAGGACGGTCTGCTGGGAGGCACGCGCTTCTTCGATGCAGTGACTGACGATGCCCGCCTGGTACAGCGCGTGCTGGGCGAGGCGCGCGCCGAAGGCGGCGAGGCGCTCAATGGCATGCGCGTGGTCGAGTTGCTACGTGAGTCGGGGCAGGTGGTCGGTGTGCTGACCGAGGATATGGAAACGGGCACTCAGTACCGCCTGCGCAGCCGCGCCGTGGCGCAAGCCACCGGTGCCTGGGCCGATCGCTTGCGCCAGCCCGGCAATGGTCGCATTCGTCCGCTGCGTGGCAGTCACCTGCTACTGCCGAGCTGGCGCCTGCCGGTGGCACATGCCTTCAGCTTCATGCACGCAGCCGATGGCCGGCCGGTATTCGTCTTCCCCTGGGAAGGCGCGACGGTGATCGGCACCACCGATCTGGATCATGCGGGCGATCTGGATGCTGAGGCGGCCATCAGCATGGAGGAGGTTGATTACCTGCTGGCCGCCTGTGCCCAGCAGTTCCCGGCTGCGCAGGTGAGTCGCGCCGACGTGCTGTCGACCTGGGCCGGCGTGCGGCCGGTGGTGAGCGATGGTGGCAGCGCACTGAAACCCTCGGACGAGAAGCGCGAGCATGCGCTGTGGATCGAGCCGGGCAGCGTGACCCTGGCCGGCGGCAAGCTGACCACTTTCCGCCTGCTGGCGTTGGAGGTGCTGCGTGCCTGCGCCGGATTCGTCGGCAAGCCGGTGGATGATCGTGGCTGCGTCGTGTTCCGTGACTGCACACCGCCAGTCATGCCGAACCTGAGCCTGGCGCAGCAACGCCGACTGCTTGGCCGTCATGGCCGACAACTGAAGGATGTGTTGCGCCTGATCACGGAGATTGGCAGCGATTGCGTCGCCGGTACCGACACTCTGTGGGCCGAACTGGCCTGGGCTGCCGAGGGTGAGCTGGTGCTGCATCTCGACGACCTGCTGCTGCGCCGCACGCGCCTGGGCCTGCTGCTGGCCGAAGGCGGCCGCGCCGAGCTGCCGCGTATCCGTGCACTGTGCCAACCAAGGCTAGGCTGGAGCGATGCACGCTGGCAGAGGGAAGAGGGCGATTACCTGGAGCTGTGGCAGCGCTGCTACAGCCTGCCATGA
- a CDS encoding chemotaxis protein CheV, with protein sequence MAGILDSVDQRTQLVGENRLEILMFRLAGRQLFAINVFKVQEVLQMPKLTLMPQRHRFVCGVVNLRGQTLPVIDLSQAIGMRPLVPDERSTIIVTEYNRSVQAFLVGSVDRILNLNWESIQPPPGGAGRQHYLTAITKVDEQIVEVIDVEKVLAEIVPMSTKVSEEKLADPLLEKARGREVLLVDDSSVALSQLRDTLSQLGMRLHMASDGLKALNLLKKWADTGEVMTDKLLMIFTDAEMPEMDGYRLTSEIRSDPRLKDLYVVLHTSLSGSFNEAMVKKVGCDNFLSKFQPDKLVDVVRQRLELDEPR encoded by the coding sequence ATGGCTGGCATCCTCGATTCAGTAGATCAACGCACGCAACTGGTCGGCGAGAACCGCCTGGAAATCCTCATGTTCCGCCTGGCCGGTCGGCAGTTGTTCGCCATCAACGTGTTCAAGGTGCAGGAAGTCCTGCAGATGCCCAAGCTCACGCTGATGCCGCAGCGTCACCGCTTCGTCTGTGGCGTGGTCAACCTGCGTGGCCAGACCCTGCCGGTGATCGATCTATCCCAAGCCATCGGCATGCGTCCGCTGGTGCCGGATGAGCGCAGCACCATCATCGTCACCGAGTACAACCGCTCGGTGCAGGCCTTCCTGGTCGGCAGCGTCGATCGCATCCTCAACCTCAACTGGGAATCGATCCAGCCGCCGCCCGGTGGCGCCGGTCGTCAGCATTACCTGACGGCGATCACCAAGGTCGACGAGCAGATTGTCGAGGTCATCGATGTGGAAAAGGTGCTGGCCGAGATTGTGCCGATGAGCACCAAGGTCTCCGAAGAAAAACTCGCCGATCCGCTGTTGGAAAAGGCGCGCGGACGCGAGGTGCTGCTGGTGGACGACTCCAGCGTCGCTCTCAGCCAGCTGCGCGATACCCTGTCGCAACTGGGCATGCGGCTGCACATGGCCAGCGACGGTCTGAAAGCCCTTAACCTGCTGAAGAAGTGGGCTGACACCGGCGAGGTCATGACCGACAAGCTGCTGATGATCTTCACCGATGCCGAGATGCCGGAAATGGACGGCTATCGTCTGACCAGCGAGATCCGCAGCGACCCGCGCCTCAAGGATCTCTACGTCGTGCTGCATACCTCACTGTCCGGCAGCTTCAACGAGGCGATGGTGAAAAAGGTCGGTTGCGACAACTTCCTCTCCAAGTTCCAGCCGGACAAGCTCGTCGACGTGGTTCGTCAACGGCTGGAGCTGGACGAACCCCGCTAG
- a CDS encoding FAD-binding oxidoreductase, which translates to MRRWNGWGDEATEVELPAHGEAFLAELVGPGQRLADASLQDVLARVPASRLAPHPLISVDAEVRVRHARGQSLPDWLAMRSGDFGLFPDGVACPESAEQIRELLAWAQQHDVTLIPYGGGTSVAGHINPQAGQRPVLTLSLERMTRLLDIDEDSLIATFGPGANGPQVESQLRARGYTLGHFPQSWELSTLGGWVASRSSGQQSLRYGRIEQLFAGGKLETFAGTLEIPTFPASAAGPDLRELVMGSEGRFGVISEVRVRISRLAEQERFYAVFLPNWQQALSAIRSLAQARVPLSMLRLSNAIETRTQLALAGHPQQIALLEKYLALRGARDGKCMLTFGVTGSRVQNAASLKQARRLLKGFGGVFTGTLLGKKWEQNRFRFPYLRHGLWERGYLVDTLETATDWSNVDNLLNKVEASLRDELTSDGERVHVFTHLSHVYGEGSSIYTTYVFRPGTDYAEAMARWQRLKAVASRTIAENRGTISHQHGVGRDHAPYLAAEKGELGMATLRSLATHFDPDQRLAPGVLLQD; encoded by the coding sequence ATGCGACGCTGGAACGGATGGGGTGACGAGGCGACCGAAGTGGAACTGCCGGCCCATGGCGAGGCCTTTCTCGCCGAGCTGGTCGGGCCGGGCCAGCGTCTGGCCGATGCCAGCCTGCAGGATGTGCTGGCGCGCGTGCCGGCGTCACGCCTGGCGCCGCATCCGCTGATCAGCGTTGATGCTGAGGTGCGCGTACGCCACGCCCGCGGCCAGAGCCTGCCGGACTGGCTGGCGATGCGCTCTGGTGACTTCGGTCTGTTTCCCGATGGCGTCGCCTGCCCGGAAAGCGCCGAGCAGATCCGCGAACTGCTGGCCTGGGCGCAACAGCATGACGTGACCCTGATTCCCTACGGCGGCGGCACCTCGGTGGCCGGCCACATCAACCCGCAGGCTGGCCAGCGCCCGGTGCTGACCCTGTCGCTGGAGCGCATGACGCGCCTGCTGGATATCGACGAGGACAGCCTGATCGCCACCTTCGGCCCTGGCGCCAATGGCCCGCAGGTAGAAAGCCAGCTGCGCGCCCGTGGCTATACGCTTGGCCACTTTCCGCAGTCATGGGAGCTGTCCACCCTCGGTGGCTGGGTCGCCAGTCGTTCCAGCGGCCAGCAGTCGCTGCGTTACGGGCGCATCGAGCAATTGTTTGCTGGCGGCAAGCTGGAAACCTTCGCTGGCACCCTGGAGATTCCAACCTTTCCGGCCTCGGCGGCCGGGCCCGACCTGCGCGAGCTGGTGATGGGCTCGGAAGGGCGCTTCGGGGTGATTTCCGAGGTGCGTGTGCGCATCAGTCGTCTGGCCGAGCAGGAGCGTTTCTACGCGGTGTTCCTGCCCAACTGGCAGCAGGCGCTGAGCGCCATTCGCAGCCTGGCCCAGGCGCGCGTGCCGTTGTCCATGTTGCGCCTGTCCAATGCCATCGAAACCCGTACCCAGCTGGCGCTGGCGGGCCACCCGCAACAGATCGCTCTGTTGGAAAAATACCTGGCCCTGCGCGGCGCCCGCGACGGCAAGTGCATGCTCACCTTTGGCGTCACCGGCAGCCGGGTGCAGAATGCCGCCTCGCTGAAACAGGCGCGGCGCCTGCTGAAAGGTTTTGGCGGCGTATTCACCGGTACCCTGCTGGGCAAGAAGTGGGAGCAGAACCGTTTCCGCTTCCCTTACCTGCGTCATGGCCTGTGGGAGCGCGGCTACCTGGTGGACACCCTGGAAACCGCCACCGACTGGTCGAACGTCGATAACCTGCTGAACAAGGTCGAGGCCAGCCTGCGTGACGAGCTCACCAGCGACGGCGAGCGGGTGCACGTCTTCACCCACTTGTCGCACGTCTACGGCGAAGGTTCGAGCATCTACACCACCTACGTGTTCCGCCCCGGTACCGACTACGCCGAGGCCATGGCGCGCTGGCAGCGGCTCAAGGCGGTGGCCAGCCGTACCATCGCGGAGAATCGCGGCACCATCAGCCACCAGCACGGCGTCGGTCGCGACCATGCGCCATATCTGGCAGCAGAGAAGGGCGAGCTGGGCATGGCCACGCTGCGCAGCCTGGCCACGCATTTCGACCCCGACCAGCGCCTTGCGCCTGGCGTGTTGCTGCAGGACTGA
- a CDS encoding transglycosylase SLT domain-containing protein has product MRGRLLSVVSCLIFTTTAGLASAEAANLAQQRQYYDEAKRALAKGDAGPYQRYASALRDYPLTPYLAYDELTNRLRSASNAEVEKFLAEHGDLPQANWMKLRWLRALAERGDWKPFLDHYDAKLNFTELDCLYGQYQLSHGLTAEGNATAEKLWLVGKSQPNACDPLFERWAANGQLTEQRRWQRTKLAVESGNYGLANFLIKGMPTLGERGKLMVEVAQKPQLLKNTARFAPADDAMSDVVGLGLRRLARQNPEDAMALLDGYAQRMKFSSDEQVAIARQIGLRLAQRFDLRGLQVMTKYDPQLRDNTVSEWRARLLLRHGRWEEAYQLTQRMPSDLASSNRWRYWNARSLQLAQPNSQQPAVLFQALAKERDFYGFMAADQVKAPYALNNQPLALDPKVVQKVRNTAGIKRAMEFHARGQIVDGRREWYHVSRLFSRDELVAQARLAYEMEWYFPAIRTISQAQYWDDLEVRFPMAHRSELVREAKRRDLHSSWVFAITRQESAFMADARSHAGAMGLMQLMPGTAKETARKFGIPLASPQQALNPDTNIQLGAAYLSQVYGQFNGNRVLASAAYNAGPGRVRQWLRGANHLSYDVWVENIPFDETRQYVQNVLSYSVIYGQKLNAPHPLVAWNERFFDDQ; this is encoded by the coding sequence ATGCGCGGTCGCCTTCTTTCTGTAGTTTCCTGCCTGATCTTCACCACCACTGCTGGCCTGGCCAGTGCCGAAGCCGCCAACCTGGCGCAACAACGCCAGTACTACGACGAAGCCAAGCGTGCTTTGGCCAAGGGCGACGCAGGCCCTTACCAACGCTATGCCAGCGCCCTGCGCGACTACCCGCTGACGCCCTACTTGGCCTATGACGAGCTGACCAATCGCCTGAGATCGGCGAGCAATGCGGAAGTAGAAAAGTTTCTTGCCGAACATGGTGACCTGCCCCAGGCCAACTGGATGAAACTGCGCTGGTTGCGCGCTCTGGCCGAACGGGGTGACTGGAAACCCTTCCTCGACCACTATGACGCCAAGCTCAATTTCACCGAACTGGATTGCCTCTACGGCCAATACCAGCTCAGCCACGGCCTGACCGCCGAAGGCAACGCCACTGCCGAGAAACTATGGCTGGTGGGCAAATCCCAACCCAATGCCTGCGATCCGCTGTTCGAGCGCTGGGCCGCCAATGGCCAGCTCACCGAGCAACGTCGCTGGCAGCGCACCAAGCTGGCGGTGGAAAGTGGCAACTATGGCCTGGCCAACTTCCTGATCAAGGGCATGCCGACGCTTGGCGAACGCGGCAAGCTGATGGTCGAGGTGGCGCAGAAACCGCAACTGCTGAAGAACACCGCACGCTTCGCGCCAGCCGATGACGCCATGAGCGATGTGGTCGGCCTCGGTCTGCGCCGCCTGGCCCGGCAAAACCCGGAAGACGCCATGGCCCTGCTCGACGGCTACGCCCAGCGCATGAAGTTCTCTTCCGACGAACAAGTCGCCATCGCCCGGCAGATCGGCCTGCGCCTGGCGCAGCGCTTCGACCTGCGCGGCCTGCAGGTGATGACCAAGTACGACCCGCAACTGCGTGACAACACTGTCAGCGAATGGCGTGCACGCCTGCTGCTGCGTCATGGCCGCTGGGAAGAGGCCTACCAGCTGACCCAGCGCATGCCGTCCGACCTGGCCAGCAGCAACCGCTGGCGCTACTGGAACGCACGCAGCCTGCAACTGGCGCAACCCAACAGTCAGCAACCGGCCGTACTGTTCCAGGCGTTGGCCAAGGAACGCGACTTCTATGGCTTCATGGCGGCGGATCAGGTCAAGGCGCCCTATGCGCTGAACAACCAGCCACTGGCCCTCGATCCCAAGGTGGTGCAAAAAGTGCGCAACACCGCCGGCATCAAGCGCGCCATGGAATTCCATGCGCGCGGCCAGATCGTCGACGGGCGCCGCGAGTGGTATCACGTCAGCCGCCTGTTCAGCCGTGACGAACTGGTGGCCCAGGCGCGCCTCGCCTACGAAATGGAATGGTACTTCCCAGCCATCCGCACCATCAGCCAGGCCCAGTACTGGGACGACCTGGAAGTGCGTTTCCCCATGGCTCACCGCAGCGAGCTGGTGCGTGAAGCCAAGCGCCGTGACCTGCACTCGAGCTGGGTGTTCGCCATCACCCGCCAGGAGAGCGCCTTCATGGCCGACGCCCGTTCCCACGCCGGTGCCATGGGTCTGATGCAGTTGATGCCGGGTACAGCCAAGGAAACCGCGCGCAAGTTCGGCATCCCCCTGGCGTCGCCACAGCAGGCACTCAACCCGGACACCAACATCCAGCTTGGCGCCGCCTACCTGAGCCAGGTGTACGGTCAGTTCAACGGCAACCGCGTACTCGCCTCGGCAGCCTACAACGCCGGCCCCGGCCGTGTCCGCCAGTGGCTGCGTGGCGCCAATCACCTCAGTTATGACGTCTGGGTGGAGAACATTCCGTTCGACGAAACCCGCCAGTACGTGCAGAACGTGCTTTCTTACTCGGTGATCTACGGCCAGAAACTCAACGCGCCGCATCCGTTGGTGGCGTGGAACGAACGCTTCTTCGACGATCAGTAA
- the yegS gene encoding lipid kinase YegS codes for MRERKAWLILHGKQALNEEVRAAVNGLRERGWDLAVRVTWEGGDAERLVQEGLDAGYPTLIAGGGDGTLRDVVEALVKAQSDASLVLLPLGTANDFAHAAGVPLTPAAALALLEVEPVAVDVGMAGERAFLNMATGGFGSNVTANTPEELKKVLGGAAYLLTGLSRFSEVRAAAGRFHGPDFEWQGEFLALGIGNGRQAGGGHLLCPDATVDDGLLDVCIVPAAQDVVSTLGTLLSGGMHGLQSVAINARLPWLEVEAQEGLDLNLDGEPMESKRLRFSAQPGALRLHLPRHSPLLAGQAPGAEA; via the coding sequence ATGCGCGAACGCAAAGCCTGGTTGATCCTGCATGGCAAGCAGGCGCTGAACGAAGAGGTGAGGGCAGCGGTGAACGGCCTGCGCGAGCGCGGCTGGGATCTGGCCGTGCGCGTGACCTGGGAGGGCGGCGACGCCGAACGTCTGGTACAGGAAGGACTGGATGCCGGTTACCCGACGCTGATCGCTGGGGGCGGTGATGGCACCCTGCGTGATGTAGTCGAGGCGCTGGTCAAGGCGCAGAGTGACGCCAGCCTGGTTCTGCTGCCGCTGGGCACGGCCAACGACTTTGCGCATGCCGCCGGGGTTCCGCTGACGCCTGCCGCGGCGCTGGCGCTGCTGGAGGTCGAGCCGGTGGCCGTGGACGTGGGCATGGCGGGCGAGCGTGCCTTCCTCAATATGGCCACAGGGGGCTTCGGTTCCAACGTCACCGCCAACACCCCGGAAGAACTCAAGAAAGTTCTCGGTGGTGCCGCCTATCTGCTGACCGGGCTCAGCCGTTTTTCCGAAGTACGTGCGGCCGCCGGTCGGTTTCACGGGCCGGACTTCGAGTGGCAGGGCGAATTCCTGGCGTTGGGTATCGGCAACGGACGTCAGGCTGGAGGCGGGCATCTGCTCTGCCCGGACGCGACAGTCGACGATGGTCTGCTGGACGTGTGTATCGTGCCTGCGGCGCAGGATGTGGTGAGTACCCTGGGTACTCTGCTGTCAGGCGGCATGCATGGTCTGCAGAGCGTCGCGATCAATGCGCGACTGCCCTGGCTGGAGGTGGAAGCGCAGGAAGGGCTGGATTTGAACCTCGATGGCGAGCCGATGGAAAGCAAGCGTCTGCGCTTCAGTGCACAACCTGGCGCGTTGCGTCTGCATCTACCCAGGCATTCGCCGTTGCTCGCTGGTCAGGCGCCTGGGGCTGAGGCATGA
- a CDS encoding MOSC domain-containing protein — MLSLSGLYRYPLKSGRGEVLQRSAVHGLGLQGDRRWMLVDADNGRFITQRLLPQMSQLSALYDARGGLTLSAPGRDDLSVTLPDPEQELRGVIVWRDSLRVPDAGDEAAEWLSALLGKSCRLVQVPEERTRQVDTAYAQPGDRVAFADGFPLLLIGQASLDDLSQRVGQPLSMLRFRPNLVVTGSEPYAEDSWKRIRIGEVEFEVAKGCSRCILTTIDPQTGERNAQREPLATLKTYRERDGDVYFGQNLLPRGIGELQVGLPVEVLG; from the coding sequence ATGCTGAGTCTCTCGGGGCTGTACCGTTATCCGCTCAAGTCTGGCCGCGGCGAAGTGTTGCAGCGCAGTGCGGTTCACGGTCTTGGCCTGCAGGGCGATCGGCGCTGGATGTTGGTCGATGCCGACAATGGCCGTTTCATCACCCAGCGCCTGTTGCCGCAGATGAGCCAACTGAGCGCCCTGTACGATGCGCGCGGTGGCCTGACCTTGAGTGCGCCGGGCCGTGACGATCTATCGGTGACGCTGCCTGACCCTGAGCAGGAGCTACGCGGCGTCATCGTCTGGCGCGACAGCCTGCGCGTGCCGGATGCCGGCGATGAAGCGGCCGAATGGCTCAGCGCACTGCTGGGTAAATCCTGCCGACTGGTGCAGGTGCCGGAGGAGCGTACCCGTCAGGTCGATACCGCCTATGCCCAGCCAGGGGATCGTGTGGCATTCGCCGATGGTTTCCCGTTGCTGCTGATTGGTCAGGCGTCGCTGGACGATCTCTCCCAACGTGTCGGGCAGCCGCTTTCCATGCTGCGTTTTCGTCCCAATCTGGTCGTTACCGGCAGTGAGCCCTATGCCGAAGACAGCTGGAAGCGCATCCGCATCGGTGAGGTGGAGTTCGAGGTGGCCAAGGGCTGCTCGCGCTGCATCCTCACCACCATCGATCCGCAGACCGGCGAGCGCAACGCCCAGCGCGAACCGCTGGCTACGCTCAAGACTTATCGGGAACGCGATGGAGATGTCTACTTCGGACAGAATCTGCTGCCCCGCGGTATTGGTGAGCTGCAGGTAGGCCTGCCGGTCGAAGTACTGGGGTAG